Within Xanthomonas theicola, the genomic segment AGCACGCCAGTCTTCGACCCTTCCAGGAACCGCAATGACGCTGACCCCCCAGCAAGCCCTGCAGCGCACCATCGAGCACCGCGAGATCTTCCACGACGAGATGGTCGGGCTGATGCGACAGATCATGCGCGGCGAAGTGTCGCCGATGATGACCGCGGCGATCCTCACCGGCCTGCGGGTGAAGAAGGAGACGATCGGCGAGATCGCCGGCGCGGCGACGGCGATGCGCGAGTTCTCGCGTACCGTCGCCGTCGCCGACCGCACTCACATGGTCGATATCGTTGGCACCGGCGGCGACGGTTCGCATACCTTCAACATTTCCACCTGCGCGATGTTCGTCGCCGCGGCGGCCGGCGCCAAGGTGGCCAAGCACGGCAACCGCAGCGTCTCGTCCAAGTCCGGCAGCGCCGATGCGCTGGAAGCGCTGGGCGCGGCGATCGAGCTGCAGCCCGAGCTGGTGGCACAGGCGCTGGCCGCCACCGGCATCGGCTTCATGTATGCGCCGGTGCACCACCCGGCGATGAAGGTGGTGGCGCCGGTGCGGCGCGAGATGGGGGTGCGCACCATCTTCAACATCCTCGGGCCGCTGACCAATCCGGCCGGCGCCCCGAACATCCTGATGGGCGTGTTCCATCCCGACCTGGTCGGCATCCAGGCGCGCGTGCTGCGGGAACTGGGTGCCGAACGGGGACTGGTGGTGTGGGGCCGCGACGGCATGGACGAGTTGTCGCTCGGCGCCGGCACCCTGGTCGGCGAACTGCGCGACGGCCAGGTGCGCGAGTACGAAGTGCACCCGGAGGATTTCGGCATCGCCATGTCCGCCAGCCGCAACCTCAAGGTGGCCGACGCCGCCGAATCGATGGCGATGCTGCTCGGCGTGCTCGACAACGCGCCCGGCCCCGCGCTGGACATCGTCGCCTTCAATGCCGGCGCGGCCCTGTACGTGGCCGGCGTGGCCGCCGACATCGGCGCCGGCATCGCGCTGGCGCGCAGCGCGATCGCCGACGGCCGCGCGCGCGCCAAGCTGGAGGCGTACGTGGCGTGCACGCGGCGGTTGGTGGCCGTTCGGGACGCGGGACGCGGGACGCGGGACGCGGAGGACCCCTCCACCTGAAGGGCATGCGCGCAAATCCGTGCCACGCTCGCGTCCGCCGTGCTTGCCGCCGACAAAACCGCACCTACGCTGTTGCCGAGTCCCGAGTCCCGACAATCACGACCGCTCCGCTCAACTTGCCCGATAATACTCAGCCCCCAGAATCCGAACCGCATGAGCAGCGACATCCTCCGCACCATTCTCGCCCGCAAGGCCGCAGAGATCGCCGAGCGCAGCGCGCGCGTGCCGCTGGCCGAGCTGGTCGCGCGCGCCGCCGCGGCGGCGCCGGTGCGCGGTTTCGCCCGCGCGCTACAGGCCGCGATCGACGACGGCGCGCCGGCGGTGATCGCCGAGGTCAAGAAGGCCAGTCCCTCCAAGGGCGTGATCCGGCCCGATTTCCATCCGGCCGACATCGCGGTCAGCTACGAATTCGGCGGCGCCGCGTGCCTGTCGGTGCTGACCGACGTGGACTTCTTCCAGGGTCACGACCGCTACTTGCAACAGGCGCGCGAGGCGTGCACGCTGCCGGTGCTGCGCAAGGACTTCACGATCGACCCGTACCAGGTGGTCGAGGCGCGCGTGCTCGGCGCCGACTGCATCCTGCTGATCGTCGCCGCGCTGGACGACCTGCAGCTGGCCGAGCTGTCGGCGCTGGCGCTGCAGCTGGGCATGGACGTGCTGGCCGAAGTGCACGACATCGACGAACTGGAGCGCGCGATCCAGGTGCCGGTGCCGCTGATCGGCATCAACAACCGCAACCTGCGCACCTTCGACGTGTCGCTGCAGACCACGCTGGCGATGCGCGACGCAGTGCCACGCGACCGCCTGCTGGTCACCGAGAGCGGCATCCTCGGCGCGGACGACGTGGCGACGATGCGCGCGGCCGGGGTGCACGCGTTCCTGGTCGGCGAGACCTTCATGCGCGCCGAGGAACCCGGCGAGGCGCTGCGCCAGCTGTTCTTCGGGCCATGACCGCGACCTATCCCATCCCGCGCGCCGACGCGCCTCTGGTGGTGTTCGATTTCGACCACACGCTGTACGACGGCGATTCGGGCAGCCACCTGTTCGCCTGGCTGATCCGGCGCAACCCGTTGCGCCTGGCCGCCGCGCTGCTGGCCACGCCGCTGCTGGGGCCGCTGGTGGCGATGCTGCCGACCCGGCGCAGCGGCATCTCCGGTTACGTGTGGATCGCCAGTTTCGGCCTGCACCGCGCCCGCGAGTTCAACCGGGTGATCGACCAATACGTGCTACGCCACGAGGCGCAGATCCGCCAGCGGCTATTGCCGCAGGCGCTGGAAGTGTTCGCCCGGCACCGCGCCGCCGGCGACCGGGTGGTGGTCGCCACCGGCGCGCCGCCGGAACTGGCGCGCGCCATCCTCGGCTTCGTCGCGCAGCAGGACGTGCCGGTGGTCGGCAGCCTGATCGGCCCGCGGCTGGGTGCAGTCACCGCCACCCGCCACTGCCACAACGAAGAAAAGATGCGCATGTTGCGCGAGCTGGGCTATGCGCGGATCGCCACCGCCTACTCCGACAGCACCGCCGACCTGCCGCTGCTGCAGGCCGCGGCCGTACCGGTGGTGGTCAATCCCAAGGTCTCGGCCGTGGCCCGCTTCCATCGCGAGTTGCCGTCCGGCACGCCGATCCTGAACTGGGGTTGCCGCGATCGCGGCGGCGACGTCGCGGCCGCGCCGGTCACGCCGGGAAGCTAGTGTTATGAGTTCGAAGTTCGCAGACAGAACCTCTCGACGCTTGCGAGGATGTCGTCGGCGGTCTTGGACCAATTGAATGGCTTCGGGTCGGCGTTGTTGAGGTCGATGTGCTGGCCGATTGCCTTTTCGAGTTCTCGGGTGGAGCGGTGGTTGGCGCGGCGCATACAACGCTGGGTCAGCGTCGCGAACCAGCGCTCTACCTGGTTGAGCCGCGAGGCAGACGTCGGGGTGAAGTGGACGTGGAAGCGGGGATGACGGGTCAGCCAGTTCTTGATGGCATCCGTCTTATGGGTGCCGTAGTTGTCCATGACCAGGTGCACGTCGAGCACCGGAGGTACGTTGGCCTGGACGGTGCGCAAAAACTGCCGGAACTCGCTGCTGCGATGACGCCTGTGGGTCTGGCCGATGACGCGTCCGGTGGCCATGTCCAAGGCCGCGAACAACGTCGTCGTACCGTGCCGCTCGTCGTCATGGGTGCGCCGCTCGGGGATGCCAGGCGCCAAGGGCGGCATAGGCTGCGTGCGGTCGAGCGCCTGGATCTGGCTCTTCTCGTCCACGCAAAGCACCATCGCCCTCAGCGGCCGGTTCATGCAGAGGCCGACAATGTCGCCTACCTTGTCGACAAACATGGGATCGGTGGAGAGCTTGAAGGTCTCCTGGCGGCGCGGCTGCAATCGGAAGGCACGCCAGATGCGCGACACCACGGTCTGCGACAGCCCCATCGCGCGCGCCATGCTGCGCGTGCTCCAGTGCGTGGCGCCGACGGGGACGCTCTCCAGCGTCTTGGCGATCACGGCGTCGATGCGCGTGCGTCGATGGTTCTCGGAGCGCCCGACCGTGGGGCATCCAGCAGTGCCTCAAGTCGATGCTCAACCAAGCGCGCCCGCCACTTGCTGATCATCTGCGGCGTGACGCGCTGCCGTGCCGCGACGACCTTGTCGTCCAGCCCGTCAGCGCAGGCCAGTACGATCCGGGCGCGCTGCGCCAGCGCTTGCGCCGTCTTGCGGCGCAGTGTCAACGCCACCAGTTCCTCGCGCTGCGTCTCGGTCAAAACCAAAAGTGCCTTGGGTCGTCCGCTCATCGCTGCCGCGTCGAGTACGCCACGGACACAACGGACTTCAACGTCAAACAATAGTTCAACGAACTTCGAACTCATAACACTAGTGTGTCATCATGATCATGGCAGATAACAAAGCGGCGGGCGCTTTCGTTCCAAACAGACGCGCATTCGGTCGCCCAGCGCTTGGCCAGCACCAGGAATTCATTGGCATCGGCTTGCACACAGAACAGGTCCGACTGGCGTTCGGCGATCCAGCGACCGACGTTGTGGTTGGTCGGCGTTGATTAGCCCTCATCCTCCGCCGAGGAAATCGCTCGCACGCGGAATCGGCGCTGGACAAGGCTGGCAGCGCATCATCGCCGTCGCCCGTCGCGTCAGCGCCCGGGGCGGATAATCGACGGTTGCAACGACCAACTTGCCAGGCAGAGCCGCGCGTCTTCCGCCTGTCCGGATGTTGGTGGTCTTCATCGATCTGTACGACCATCGCAAAGGCGTGATTGTTCTGGACCACGTCATGTACATTCCGCGATTGCGCTTCCCACCCTGGTGGGCATCTTCGATCTGCGCGATGTCTTGCTGTTTCCGGCGCTGCTCGCGTTCGCGCCTGGCCAGCCTGGCCTTGTGCTTCACCCGCCACGCGGTCTTGTCGTTCACGCCAAGATGGCGCATGAATTCGAGTGCGGCACCTGGCGCGTTGGCGACAATCGGTGGGCCGATGGTCCATGGCGTGGCGGGTCGGCCGCCCGCAGGCCACACCGGATGCAAGCCTGGCGCCGAGGCCTTCATATCGCGCAAACATCGGCCGCGACAGGCTTGGCGCATTCATCCTCGGAGATCGCCATGGTTCGCCACACGTCCGCCCGCCTCGCCCCGCTCGCCGCCTGCCTGCTGCTGGGCGCCTGCAGCACCACGCAGGTCGCCCAGGTGCAGCCGATCGACGGCGTCATCTCCGGCCAGTGCCACATCGACAAGGTCCGCGGCGCGATCGGCCTGGCCGCCACGCAGACCACCGTCGAGCGCGCCCGCGTCGACAGCGACAGCCTGAAGGTGCAGGTGGCGAACAGCAGCGTCGGCCACAGCGGCGCCACCTCCAGCGGCGTGGACAGCGCAACCCGCGGCGCCGGCGAGAGCGGCGGCGAACGCCTGACCATCGAGGTCGGCCCGTACAACAACATCACCACGCTGTATTGCGGTTGAGGCTGAGGGCGTGCGGCGCCGGGTGAGCGGCGCGGACAAAGCCGTTGCGCCGCGTTCGCGTTGCACCGTGGTGGCGCTACACGCGACCGAGCGGCCGCGCCTGCGGGTCGCTCACGTGCGTTTGCGTGGACGCGCCGCTCTTGCGGCCGCGCTGCGGCCGGCCAGGCGCGATGCTGCCGGCGCGGCCGATCTGGCGCCTGCCGCCTTCGCACCCGGTTTCCTCGCGCCCGCGGCCTTGGCCACCTTGCGCGCCGCCGCGCGCGCCTGCGCCAGGTACTTCAACATGGCCAGGTCCCACTGCCGCTCGCCGCGCACGCGCTCGCTCAGCCCGTGCAACGCGCCGCCGCGCCAGCCGGCGAACACGCACGGGTCGATGTAGGCCTTGCGGCACACCGCCGGGGTATTGCCCAGCGCATCGGCCACCTTGCGGATCACCGCATTCTGCGCCAGCTTCAGCGCGCGCTCGCTGCTGGGTTCGGGTAAAGGCAGCTGCGCCAGGCGCTGCAGCGCGGCGCGGGTGCCGCCCCAGGTGCGGAAGTCCTTGGCGGTGAATCTCTCGCCCATCGCCTTGCGCAGGTAGTTGTTGACTTCGCCCGAGTCCACCGGCTGCAGCTGGCCGTCGTCGTCGCGGTACTGGAACAGTGCTTGCCCAGGCAATTGCTGGCAGCCGCGGATCAGCTTGACCAGGCGCACGTCGTCGACCTCGATGTCGTGTTCCTGCCCGCCCTTGCCACGGAACTTCAGCCGCGCGCGGCCGCCCTTGACGAATTCCAGGTGGCGGTTGCGCAGCGTGGTCAGGCCGTAGGAACGGTTGCTGCGCGCGTATTCGGCGTTGCCGACGCGCACCAGGGTCTCAGCCATCAGCGCCACCACCATCGCCAGCACCTTGTCGCGCGGGTAGCCGGGCAGCGCCAGGTCGCGGCGCAGGCGCCGGCGCAGCCGCGGCAGGGTCTGGCCGAAGGCCATGATCCGTTCGAACTTGCCGTCGCCGCGCACCTGCGCCCAGTCGGCGTGGTAGCGGTACTGCTTGCGCCGCCGCGCATCGCGGCCGGTAGCCTGCACATGGCCGTTGGCCCGGGTGCAGATCCACACCTCGGTATAGGCTGGCGGGATGGCCAGCTGGCGGATGCGCTGCAGGGTCGGCGCGTCGCGCACCGCGCTGCCGTCGGGCAGGCGGTAGCCGAAGCCCTTGCCGGCGCGGCGGCGGGCGATGCCGGGCTGGTCGTCGCTGACGTAGACCAGGCCGGCGCTGCTGGCGGCCTGCCTGGCCTGCTGCGCGTGTGCCGCCTCGGCGGCGGTGGTGCGGGACGCGTTGGACATCGGGATGCCAGCGATGGAGGAGCCGGGATTGTCGGCAGCGCGCTGCCTAGGCCGCGTCAACGGCGCACCGGTTAACGTGCGGCGAACGCGACTTGTCCGATTCTTCTGCACTTATGCTGGACCCGTCCACCCTCCACCCACCAGGAGCCCCGATGAGCACTTTCCTTTCTTCTCGTGCGTCCGCGCGTGCCGGCCTGCTCGGCACGGCCTGCCTGGCGCTGGCATTGGCCGCGTGCACCGCGCCACCGCCGGACGAGCAGGAACAGGTGGCGGCCAAGGCCCAGGCCGCCGCGCAACGGGCCGCCGCGCCGGATCCGGCCAGCGCCCCCGAGCCGCCGCCGGTGGGCACGTGCGACGCCTCGCAGGCGCAGGGCCTGGTCGGCCAGGCGGCCGAACAGGCGCTGTTGGATCAGGCGCGCACCGACACCGGCGCCAAGCGCGTGCGCGTGCTCAAGCCGAACCAGGCCGTGACCATGGAGTTCGACGGCGAACGGCTCAATATCGAAGTCGATGCCAAGAACCAGATCACCGGCGTGCGCTGCGGCTGAGGTCCGTCCGCCGCCGCCGATGGGCGGCGAATCCGGCCGCGGCGGCAAGGCGGTTGCCGCGGCTACGGTTGCAGCTGCAACCATGTATTGCGGCACCGCACCAACATGTGCTTTAGTCGATGTACCGGTGACCTCAAGATGCGCTCCAGGATAGAGCGGGGGCGAGTGTCGCCGCGTTCCTTCGGATCGCTTTTCAGAGGCAGACATGGCCCCCCGCCACCGCCACGGGCTCTACGACCCCCAAGACGAGCGCGATGCCTGTGGTTTCGGCATGGTCGCGCAACTCGATGACCAACCCTCGCGGGCCTTGGTGGATACTGCCATTGCCGCGTTGTCGCGGATGACCCACCGCGGCGGCGTCGCCGCCGACGGCCTGACCGGCGACGGCTGCGGCCTGCTGATCCGCAAACCCGATGCGTTCCTGCGCGCGCTGGCGCGCGACGCCGGCATCGCGGTGGGCGCGCGCTTCGCCGCCAGCCAGGTGTTCATGCCGCGCGAGGACGCGGACGCCGCCGCGCGCTGCCGCCAGGCGCTGGAAGAGGAACTGGTCCGCGCCGGCGCGCAGCCGCGCGGCTGGCGCGTCACCCCCACCGACGATGCGGTGTGCGGGCAGCTGGCCAAGGACACCTTGCCGCACATCGAGCAGGTGTTCGTCGATGCCGGCCCCGAGCAGGGCGAGGACGCCTTCGCCCTGGCCCTGTTCCTGGCGCGCCGCCGCGCCGAGCAGCGCCTGCGCGACATCGCCGACTTCTACGTCACCACGCTCTCACCCAACGGCATCAGCTACAAGGGCATGGTGCTGCCGGACAAGCTCAGCACCTTCTACCCGGACCTGCAGCGCAACGACCTGGCCTCCAGCGCCATCGTCTTCCACCAGCGCTTCTCGACCAACACGCTGCCGCGCTGGCCGCTGGCGCATCCGTTCCGGCTGCTCGCGCACAACGGCGAGATCAACACCATCGAGGGCAACCGGCACTGGGCGCAGGCGCGCAGCAAGGTGTGGAAGACCCCGCGCTTCGACATCGCCGAGTTCGACCCGGTGATCTCGATGCACGGCTCGGACTCGCAGAGCCTGGACAACATGCTCGAGCTGCTGGTCGCCGGCGGCATGGACCTGCTGCAGGCGCTGCGCATCCTGGTGCCGCCGGCCACCCAGTCGCTGGAATTCAAGGACGCCGACCTGGCCGCGTTCTACGAGTTCTACGGGCTCAACACCGAGCCGTGGGACGGCCCGGCCGGCATCGTCGCCTGCGACGGCCGCTACGCGGCGTGCATGCTGGATCGCAACGGGCTGCGCCCGGCGCGCTGGATGCTGACCTCCGACCGCCATTTCCTGGTCGCCTCCGAAGCGGGCGTGTGGGAACTGCCGGCCGAGCGCGTGACCCGCAAGGGCAAGCTCGGCCCGGGCGAGATGATGGCCATCGACCTCAAGCGCGGCGACCTGCTCGACTCGGACGCGATCGACCGCATCAACCGCGGCCGCGCCCCGTACAAGCAGTGGCTGCAGCAGGGCGTGACCTACCTGCAGACCGAACTGATCGACCCGTCGCTGGTCGAGGAGCCGTTCGACGAGCGCACCCTGCGCAGCTACCACAAGCTGTTCCAGCTCAGCACCGAGGAAGTGGAGCAGGTGCTGCGGCCGCTGGCCGAGACCGAGCAGGAAGCCACCGGCTCGATGGGCGACGACACCCCGATGGCGGTGCTCAGCCGCCATACCCGGCCGCTGTACGACTATTTCCGCCAGGCCTTCGCGCAGGTCACCAACCCGCCGATCGACCCGCTGCGCGAAGACTGCGTGATGTCGCTGACCACCCAGCTCGGCAAGGAGACCAACATCTTCCATGCCGGCCCGGAGACGGTGAACCACGTCATCCTCAATTCGCCGGTGCTCAGCCAGCGCAAGCTGCGCCAGCTGCTGAAGATGGAGCAGTACCAGACCCGCAACGCGCAGATCGACCTGTCCTACAGCGTCGAGGAAGGCCTCAAGGCCGGCCTGGAGCGGATCTGCGCCGAGGCCGAGCAGGCCGCGCGCGACGGCAAGGTCATGCTGCTGCTGACCGACCGCTACCCGGTGCCGGAACGGCCGATGGCGCATGCGCTGCTGGCCACCGGCGCGGTGCACCACCACCTGTCGCGGGTGGGCCTGCGCTGCGACGTCAACCTGATCATCGAGACCGGCACCGCGCGCGATCCGCACCACATGGCCTGCCTGCTCGGCTTCGGCGCCACCGCGGTGTATCCGTACCTGGCCTACCAGACCCTGTTCGACCTGGGCCGGCGCGGCATCCTGCTGCTGAAGAAGGGCGGCGAACAGGCGCAGATCGGCCGCAAGTACCGCAAAGGCATCTACAAGGGCCTGTCCAAGATCATCTCCAAGATGGGCATCTGCACCATCGCCAGCTACCGCGGCGCGCAGCTGTTCGAGATCGTCGGGCTGGACCCGGACGTGGTGCAGCTGTGCTTCCCCGACACCGCCGCGCGCATCGGCGGCGTGGGCCTGGCGCGGCTGGACCACGAGGCGCGGCAGCTGGGCGCGCGCGCCTGGAACGACCTGCTCAAGCCGGAAGTGGGCGGGCTGCTGAAGTACGTGCACGGCGGCGAGTACCACATGTACAACCCGGACGTGGTCATGACCCTGCAGCGCGCCACGCGCAGCGGCGACCAGGCCGACTGGGCGGCGTACGCCGACGCAGTGCATGCGCGCCCGCCCTCGGCGCTGCGCGACCTGCTGCAGCTGCGCCAGGCCGAGGTGCCGACCCCGCTCG encodes:
- a CDS encoding DNA topoisomerase IB, encoding MSNASRTTAAEAAHAQQARQAASSAGLVYVSDDQPGIARRRAGKGFGYRLPDGSAVRDAPTLQRIRQLAIPPAYTEVWICTRANGHVQATGRDARRRKQYRYHADWAQVRGDGKFERIMAFGQTLPRLRRRLRRDLALPGYPRDKVLAMVVALMAETLVRVGNAEYARSNRSYGLTTLRNRHLEFVKGGRARLKFRGKGGQEHDIEVDDVRLVKLIRGCQQLPGQALFQYRDDDGQLQPVDSGEVNNYLRKAMGERFTAKDFRTWGGTRAALQRLAQLPLPEPSSERALKLAQNAVIRKVADALGNTPAVCRKAYIDPCVFAGWRGGALHGLSERVRGERQWDLAMLKYLAQARAAARKVAKAAGARKPGAKAAGARSAAPAASRLAGRSAAARAARPRKRT
- the trpD gene encoding anthranilate phosphoribosyltransferase, with translation MTLTPQQALQRTIEHREIFHDEMVGLMRQIMRGEVSPMMTAAILTGLRVKKETIGEIAGAATAMREFSRTVAVADRTHMVDIVGTGGDGSHTFNISTCAMFVAAAAGAKVAKHGNRSVSSKSGSADALEALGAAIELQPELVAQALAATGIGFMYAPVHHPAMKVVAPVRREMGVRTIFNILGPLTNPAGAPNILMGVFHPDLVGIQARVLRELGAERGLVVWGRDGMDELSLGAGTLVGELRDGQVREYEVHPEDFGIAMSASRNLKVADAAESMAMLLGVLDNAPGPALDIVAFNAGAALYVAGVAADIGAGIALARSAIADGRARAKLEAYVACTRRLVAVRDAGRGTRDAEDPST
- the gltB gene encoding glutamate synthase large subunit, with translation MAPRHRHGLYDPQDERDACGFGMVAQLDDQPSRALVDTAIAALSRMTHRGGVAADGLTGDGCGLLIRKPDAFLRALARDAGIAVGARFAASQVFMPREDADAAARCRQALEEELVRAGAQPRGWRVTPTDDAVCGQLAKDTLPHIEQVFVDAGPEQGEDAFALALFLARRRAEQRLRDIADFYVTTLSPNGISYKGMVLPDKLSTFYPDLQRNDLASSAIVFHQRFSTNTLPRWPLAHPFRLLAHNGEINTIEGNRHWAQARSKVWKTPRFDIAEFDPVISMHGSDSQSLDNMLELLVAGGMDLLQALRILVPPATQSLEFKDADLAAFYEFYGLNTEPWDGPAGIVACDGRYAACMLDRNGLRPARWMLTSDRHFLVASEAGVWELPAERVTRKGKLGPGEMMAIDLKRGDLLDSDAIDRINRGRAPYKQWLQQGVTYLQTELIDPSLVEEPFDERTLRSYHKLFQLSTEEVEQVLRPLAETEQEATGSMGDDTPMAVLSRHTRPLYDYFRQAFAQVTNPPIDPLREDCVMSLTTQLGKETNIFHAGPETVNHVILNSPVLSQRKLRQLLKMEQYQTRNAQIDLSYSVEEGLKAGLERICAEAEQAARDGKVMLLLTDRYPVPERPMAHALLATGAVHHHLSRVGLRCDVNLIIETGTARDPHHMACLLGFGATAVYPYLAYQTLFDLGRRGILLLKKGGEQAQIGRKYRKGIYKGLSKIISKMGICTIASYRGAQLFEIVGLDPDVVQLCFPDTAARIGGVGLARLDHEARQLGARAWNDLLKPEVGGLLKYVHGGEYHMYNPDVVMTLQRATRSGDQADWAAYADAVHARPPSALRDLLQLRQAEVPTPLDQVAPAADLLRRFDTAAISLGALSPEAHEALAVAMNRLGGRSNSGEGGEDPARYGTEKRSKIKQVASGRFGVTPAYLVNAEVLQIKVAQGAKPGEGGQLPGHKVNELIARLRYARPGIGLISPPPHHDIYSIEDLAQLIYDLKQVNPQALVSVKLVSHAGVGTIAAGVVKAGADLITVSGHDGGTGASPLSSIRYAGVPWELGLAESHQALVANDLRDRTILQTDGGLKTGLDVVKAAILGADSFGFGTAPMIVLGCKYLRICHLNNCATGVATQDERLRANQFTGLPERVENFFRLLSEEVRQWLSYLGARSLDEIVGRTELLQQLDVSPREGVRVDLSRLLQDVRYDGSHCVAQRLYESPDSLATQMDGLLADAIADKTGGEHRFLIHNTDRSIGARLSGAIARAHGNHGMDEAPLTLRFRGVAGQSFGAFNAGGLQLELEGEANDYVGKGMAGGRLVVRPPRGARFEARSTAILGNTCLYGATGGELYAAGRAGERFGVRNSGALAVIEGAGDHCCEYMTDGIVLVLGKVGLNFGAGFTGGLAYVLDVDRDFVDRYNHELIDIHRISAEGFESHRQHLHKLVGRHRELTGSIWAQQLLDEFRDYVGKFWLVKPKAASIESLTESLRRAA
- the trpC gene encoding indole-3-glycerol phosphate synthase TrpC; this encodes MSSDILRTILARKAAEIAERSARVPLAELVARAAAAAPVRGFARALQAAIDDGAPAVIAEVKKASPSKGVIRPDFHPADIAVSYEFGGAACLSVLTDVDFFQGHDRYLQQAREACTLPVLRKDFTIDPYQVVEARVLGADCILLIVAALDDLQLAELSALALQLGMDVLAEVHDIDELERAIQVPVPLIGINNRNLRTFDVSLQTTLAMRDAVPRDRLLVTESGILGADDVATMRAAGVHAFLVGETFMRAEEPGEALRQLFFGP
- a CDS encoding I78 family peptidase inhibitor; its protein translation is MSTFLSSRASARAGLLGTACLALALAACTAPPPDEQEQVAAKAQAAAQRAAAPDPASAPEPPPVGTCDASQAQGLVGQAAEQALLDQARTDTGAKRVRVLKPNQAVTMEFDGERLNIEVDAKNQITGVRCG
- a CDS encoding haloacid dehalogenase-like hydrolase; this translates as MTATYPIPRADAPLVVFDFDHTLYDGDSGSHLFAWLIRRNPLRLAAALLATPLLGPLVAMLPTRRSGISGYVWIASFGLHRAREFNRVIDQYVLRHEAQIRQRLLPQALEVFARHRAAGDRVVVATGAPPELARAILGFVAQQDVPVVGSLIGPRLGAVTATRHCHNEEKMRMLRELGYARIATAYSDSTADLPLLQAAAVPVVVNPKVSAVARFHRELPSGTPILNWGCRDRGGDVAAAPVTPGS